The following coding sequences are from one Selenomonas sputigena ATCC 35185 window:
- the nth gene encoding endonuclease III: protein MRVTKKIREKQLEILEETYRGAKPELHFSNPFELLIAVILSAQCTDKRVNITTARLFKKAATPAAIVALGISGLEEEIKDCGLFRNKAKNIMATCRTLVEEFGGEVPSDYDTLLKLPGVGRKTANVVTSVAFGRPAIAVDTHVFRIANRLKLAVGETPLAVEKGLMKVIPREKWSAAHHWLIYHGRRVCKANRPLCGECPLADVCPSRE, encoded by the coding sequence ATGCGAGTCACGAAGAAGATACGCGAAAAGCAGCTGGAAATCCTCGAAGAGACGTACCGCGGCGCCAAGCCTGAGCTGCATTTCAGCAATCCCTTCGAGCTTCTGATCGCCGTCATCCTGTCGGCGCAGTGCACGGACAAGCGCGTGAACATCACGACGGCACGGCTCTTCAAGAAGGCGGCGACGCCTGCGGCCATCGTCGCCTTGGGGATTTCGGGGCTTGAAGAGGAAATAAAGGACTGCGGACTTTTCCGCAATAAGGCGAAGAATATCATGGCGACGTGCCGCACGCTCGTCGAGGAGTTCGGCGGCGAGGTGCCGTCCGACTACGATACGCTCCTCAAATTGCCGGGCGTCGGCAGGAAGACGGCGAACGTCGTGACGAGCGTCGCTTTCGGCCGCCCCGCCATCGCCGTCGATACGCACGTTTTTCGCATAGCGAACCGCTTGAAGCTCGCTGTGGGCGAGACGCCGCTCGCGGTGGAGAAGGGGCTGATGAAGGTGATTCCGCGCGAAAAGTGGAGTGCGGCGCACCACTGGCTCATCTACCACGGCAGGCGCGTATGCAAGGCGAATCGCCCGCTCTGCGGCGAGTGTCCGCTCGCGGATGTCTGCCCAAGCCGTGAGTGA